The nucleotide sequence CTGGTAGCGCACCTGCAGATTGGGCAGCGCCAGTTCGGCCTTGAGGCGCTCGGCGATCTTCAGGCACAGGTCGATGGCGTAGCCGCTGACCTGCTCGCCCGCCGCGCTGCTGAACGGGACGAAGTCAGGCAGATAACCGAGGGTGAAGGTGTTGCTGCTGCGCACGCGCTCCAGCGTGTTCGCGGTAGCCAAGGTCGGTACGGCGAGCAGGCCGGCGAGCAGCAGACCGAGCGATGTGCGGAAAACCGGATTCATAGGCGGATCCCTCCGGCGTCCGCCAGCCTGGGTGGCGGTGTGGTGACGAAGAACTTGGCGATCGAGCCGTAGAACAGGTAACCGATGGCCAGCACCAGGGTGCCGCCGAACACCGCGTCCTTGCCGCAGGAGTACAGGGCGTAGAACGAGTAGGCCAGCGCCACCATCAGGATCAGGCTGTTGCGGATGTAGATCGTCGGGCCGACGCCGACCTTGTACATGATCACCAGCAGGCCGGTGAGGGCGGTCACGTAGGGAATCAGGTTGGTCACCGCGGCCAGGCTGACCAGCTTGCCGAACTGCGCGCTGGCGTTGGGTGAGATGGTCGATAGCGCCATAACGGTCTGCAGCACGCCGCAGACGAGCATGCCGAGCACCGGCGCCTGCATGGCGGTGAGGCGGCCGAAGATTTTCGGGAACATGCCCTCATCGGCAGTCATCTTGGCGGTCTGCGCCAGGGTGAACTGCCAGCCGAGCAGCGAACCGATGCAGGCGATCACCGCCAGCACCATGATGATGTTGCCGACCGTAGGGTTGAACATCTGCGCATAGACCAGCGCGAACGGCGCCGAAGAGTTGGCCAGCTCGGGGTTGGGGATGATGCCCTGGATGACGGTGGTCGACAGCACGTAGACCACCGCCGCACCAAGGGTGCCGAACAGGCAGGCGAGCGGCACGTTGCGCTTGGGATTCTCCACCGCATCGGAGGCCTGCGCCGCCGATTCCATGCCGAGGAACGCCCACAGCGTCAGCGGGATGGTCTGCCCGACGGCTTCGGCGATGGGCAGCTGGTTGGGGTTCCACGCCGCGACGAACACCTCCGGCTTGAACCAGAACCAGCCGATCAGGCTGAGCCCGGCCACCGGTATGATCACCCCCCAGACGCTGATCGCGCCGATCTTGCCGGTGATGCTCGGCCCGCCGAAGTTGGCGACGATGGTCAGCCAGATCAGACTCACCGTGCCGACGAACAGCGGGATCGCGTCGCTGCCCAGCCAGGGAATGAAGGCAGTCATGTAGCCCACCGCTGATATCGCCACGGCGACGTTGGCGATGGCCAGCGACAGGAAGTACAGGTACGAGCAGAGGAAGAAGCCCGACTTCGAATGCGCCTCTTCGGTGTAGGCCGACAGGCCGCCCGAGCGTGGGCAGTAGATGCCGCACTGGGCGAAGCTGTAGGCGATCGCCATCGAGCCGATCGCGGTGATCACCCACGACAGCAGCGACACCGCGCCGAGCTGGGCCATGCTGGTCGGCAGCATGATGATGCCTGAGCCCATCATGTTCACCGCCACCAGGGTGGTCAGCCCGGCGAGGCTCATCTTCTTGCTTGATTCAGCCATCGCAGAATCCTTGCGTTGTAGTCCGGGGTTCGGCGGCGATCGATGCGTCGTGCCAGGTCGACTATCAGTCTGGCTGAAATTGGCCGAAGTGAAGGCGATCCCTGCGAATCACGACATCGGCGTGCCATTCACGGCAAATCGCCGTACGCAAAAAGCCCGGCACATGTCCGGACTTGGGTTTCTTCGGGCTACACCTACCAGAGGTGGCGGTAGCCCAGATTCACCGCCGAGGACTCTTCGAGGTCATCGCCGCTGGCGTGCTCGATATCTAGGCAAACCTTCTGTGGCGGCTATGTGCAGCAGGTGTTCGGTGCCGATCAGGCCTTCCTGACCGGGGCGGTGGCCGCCAGCCTGGTCACCTGGTTCACCTTCCTGCCGTCCTTCCTGTTCATTCTCGCGGGCGGCCCGTTGGTGGAGTCGACCCACAACGAACTGAAGTTCACTGCGCCGCTGACGGCTATCACTGCCGCCGTGGTCGGGGTGATCCTCAACCTGGCGTTGTTCTTCGGCTACCACGTACTCTGGCCGCAAGGCTTCGAGGGGACTTTCGACTGGCCGTCGGCGCTGATTCCCCACCGGCAGCTAAGGGTCGTCTGCTGCCAGTCATCACCGGCCGGAATCGACCCGCAACGGACGTTCGCGAGAGACAGAGATCGGCCAGAAGCGTCCGATTGGGCATCGCTGAGTGATCAATTCTAGTGGTGACCCCGCATATATCCGCGGCAATCAATCCCGGCACTGGACGCATCCTTCCTGCCCGGCGGTGCATGCCTACCCCGCTGCGCCGGCTCAGTCGCGCGCGCGGCTGAGCACGTAGTCGTGATCCTTTTCGGTGGTGGCGCTAGCTGGCGCTCGGGTTCGCGAGAATGCGGTACGTGCAGCGGCGGTCGCCGGCGAGGAAGTGCTCGACGCGTTCGACGGTGACGGCGTCGCCGAGCACCTCGCGAAACAGCGTCAGCTCGCCGCCGCAGAGCCGGGGGCAAAAGTGCGCGGCCTTGGCGATCGCACAATGGTTTTCCACCAGTTCGATGGTCCCGTCCTGAGCCGGCCGGCACTCGGCCATGAAACCTTCCTCGCAGCGAATCCTGACCAGGGCGGCCACCCGCTGGTCGAGCGGCAGGTCCTGGCGGGGCATCTGCGCGCGATAGGCGGCCACTTGCTTGCGTGTCCAGCCGTCGGTCAGGCGTTCCAGGCCTTCTTCACCGAAGGTGCTCTGCACCACCTGCAGCATCTCGACCGCCAGCCCCGCGTGGTGATCAGGGAAACGCGCATTGGCCTTCGGCGTCAGCCGCCAGATGCGCGCGGGGCGGCCAATCTTGCGCTGCTCATCGCTGAACTCGACCAAACCCTCGCCGTAGAGGACGGAAAGGTGCTGGCGCACGGCCATGGCCGTCACGCCTAGTTGCTGTGCGACCTGCGCCGTGGCCTGGGGGCCGTCCCGCTTGAGCAGGAAAAGGACCCGATCCCGACCGGAGCCGGGCGCCTCGGCATTCTTGCTGGCCACGCGCATCGCTGCTTCCATTTCCATACTTAGGAAAGTTCATTATTGACATTCGAGGGGCGACCGTCTAGCAGTGAAGTTTGGCGGCTCGGCAGCCCTGCCGGGGGCCTCGGCCGTAGCCTGGAGTGGCGCCATGAGTGAATTCGTCAGGGTCGCCCGCGTGGGCGACATTAAGCCGGGTAGCGGCAAGACCGTGTACCTGGGGGCTACGCCCGTCGCGCTGTTCAACGTCGCCTGCCAGTACTTCGCCATTCACAATAGCTGCCCGCACGAGGACGGCCCGCTGGGCGAAGGCACGCTCTGCGGCTGCGTGGTGACCTGCCCCGTGCACGCCTACGAGTTCGACGTGACCAACGGCGAATGCCTGACGGAATCGGCCTATCGGGTCGAGCAGTTCGAAGTGCGGGTGGAGGGCGACGACATCTTGCTGCGGCCCTCGGCGGAGGCCTGACGCGGGGCTGGTTTCGCTGCCCGGCGCTGCGCCCCGCGCCCCCCGCGAGCCGTAACCGGCGCGTGCGCGACCGCCCCCGAGTCAGCGAATTTTCCGAGTATCTATACTTTAAAAAGAATATAGTTGCTAAACATGGAGCTGCGCTTCACGGATGAGCGATCGAATCCTCCGTCATGGGTGACGAGGAGGGCAGTGATGAGCACTGATAATGCGAAGATCCGCGAACTCAGCAGTCGAGCGTATAAGTACGGCTTCGTCTCCGACCTGGAGAGCGACGCCGCCCCGCGCGGGCTCAACGAGGACATCATCCGCCTGATCTCGGCCAAGAAGAACGAGCCGCAGTGGCTGCTCGACTGGCGCCTGAAGGCCTACCGTCACTGGCTGACCATGCGCGAGCCGAGCTGGCAGAACGTCCACTACGCCCCCATCGACTACCAGGACATCATCTATTACTCGGCGCCCAAGCCGAAAACCCCGGGGCCCAAGAGCCTCGACGAGGTCGACCCCGAACTGCGCACGATGTTCGGCAAGCTCGGCATCTCGCTCGCCGAGCAGGAGCGCCTGACCGGCGTGGCGGTGGACGCCGTGGTCGACTCGGTATCGGTGGCGACGACCTTCAAGCAAAAGCTGGCCGAGGTCGGCGTGATCTTCTGCTCCTTCTCCGAGGCCGTGCAGAACCACCCGGATTTGGTGCGTAAATACCTGGGTTCGGTCGTCCCCTACAGCGACAACTTCTTCGCCACACTGAACTCGGCGGTGTTTTCCGACGGCTCCTTCTGCTACGTGCCCAAGGGGGTGCGCTGCCCGATGGAGCTGTCGACCTACTTCCGCATCAACGCCGCGGACACCGGCCAGTTCGAGCGCACGCTGATAGTCGCCGAGGACGACGCCTACGTGAGCTACCTCGAGGGCTGCACCGCGCCGATGCGCGACAAGAATCAGCTGCACGCGGCGGTGGTCGAACTGATCGCGCTGGATGATGCGCAGATCAAGTACGCCACGGTGCAGAACTGGTACCCGGGCGACGCCGAAGGGCGCGGCGGCATCTACAACTTCGTCACCAAGCGCGGCAAGTGCGCCGGCAGAAACTCGAAGATCTCCTGGACCCAGGTCGAGACCGGCTCGGCCATCACCTGGAAGTATCCGGGCGTGATCCTCCAGGGCGACGACTCGGTCGGCGAGTTCTACTCGGTCGCCCTGACCACCAACCACCAGCAGGCGGACACCGGCACCAAGATGATTCACATCGGGCGGAACACACGCAGTACCATCCTCTCCAAGGGGATCTCCGCCGGCCATGGGCAGAACACTTACCGCGGCCTGGTGAAGATCCAGAAGGGGGCGGCCGGCGCCCGCAACCATACCCAGTGCGACTCCCTGCTGCTGGGCAGCCAGTGTGGCGCGCACACCTTCCCCTATCTCGAGGTGAAGAACCCCAGCGCTCGGGTCGAGCACGAGGCCTCCACCTCGAAGATCAGCGAGGAACAGCTGTTCTACTGCCGGCAGCGTGGCATCCGCGAGGAAGATGCGGTGCCGATGATCGTCAATGGCTTCTGCCGCGAGGTGTTCAAGGAACTGCCGATGGAGTTCGCGGTAGAAGCCCAGAAACTGCTGGGCGTGAGCCTGGAGGGTTGCGTCGGCTGAGGGCCGAGGTTTGAAGGCTGAGGTGGAGCATGCTCGAGATCAGGAATCTGCACGCCAATGTCGAGGGCCGCGAGATCCTTCGGGGCATCACTTTGAGGATTGGCGCCGGCGAGGTGCACGCGATCATGGGGCCGAACGGCTCGGGCAAGAGCACCCTGGCCCAGGTGCTGGCGGGCCATGAGGCCTACGAGGTCAGCGGCGAGGTGCTTTATGAGGGCCGGGATCTGCTCGCCATGGCGGCGGAAGAGCGCGCGGTCGCCGGCATCTTCCTGGCGTTCCAGTACCCGGTGGAGATTCCCGGCGTCGGCAACCTCTACTTCCTGCGCACGGCCCTCAACGCGGTGCGCAGGCAGCGCGGGCTCGAGGAGCTCGACGCGCTGGACTTCCTCACGCTGGCCAAGGAGCGCATGGCGCTGGTCGAGATGGACCAGAGCTTCATGAGCCGCGCGGTCAACGAAGGCTTCTCCGGTGGCGAGAAGAAGCGCAACGAGATCTTCCAGATGATGATCCTGGAACCCAAGCTGGCCATCCTCGATGAAACCGACTCGGGCCTGGACATAGATGCGCTGCGCACCGTCGCCGCTGGCGTCAACGCGCTGCGGCGTGAAGACCGCGCGCTGCTGGTGATCACCCACTACCAGCGCCTGCTCGACTACATAGTGCCGGACCATGTGCATGTCATGGCCAACGGCCAGATCGTGCAGTCCGGCGACAAGACGCTGGCCGTTGAGCTCGAGAAGCACGGCTATGCCGGCTTCGAGCAGGGGCCGACAACCGGAGCCAGGCCATGAACGGCGAAGCGAGCACGGCGTTCCTCGCCCGCCTCGAACCCAGGGTCGACGGTCGCCAGCCGGTCTGGTTGGGGGATCTGCGTCGCGCGGCGTTCCACTGGGTGGCCGAACAGGGCTTTCCCACGGCCAAGGACGAGGCCTGGAAGTACACGCGAGTCGCGCCCATGCTGGCCATCCCGTTCCAGCCGGCCGGGCCCGGCGCGAGCCGGCAGCTGTCCGCCGCGAACGTCGAGCAGCTCTGCGGCGACCTCGGCGGCCCGCGGATGGTCTTCGTCAACGGCTATTTCGCCGCTGAACTCTCTGCGTTGAAGGGCCTGCCCCCAGGCGTCCAGCTGGGCAGCCTGGCCGCACTGCTCCCGGCCGACAGCGGGGCGCTCGAGGACCTGTTCGCCCGTGCGTTCCGCGCGCAACCGCAGGCCTTCACCGCGCTCAATGCGGCCCTCGCCGAGGACGGGGCCCTGGTGCGGATCCCCGCCGGCACCCGGGTCGAGGCGCCGATCCACCTGGTGTTTCTGTCGGCCCCCGGCACTACGCCGCTGGCGGCGCATCCGCGCGCCCTGGTGCAGGTGGGTGCAGGGAGCCGCGCGACCGTGGTGGAAAGCCACCTGGGTAGCGGGGTGGGGGTCTACCTCAGCAATGCCGTCACCGAACTGGTGCTCGAGGCTGGCGCGACGCTCGAGCATTACAAGCTGCAGGACGAGAGCACCTCGGCGTTCCATGTTGCGCTCCTTGGCGTGCGCCAGGCCGAAGACAGCC is from Pseudomonas sp. LS44 and encodes:
- the potE gene encoding putrescine-ornithine antiporter; translated protein: MAESSKKMSLAGLTTLVAVNMMGSGIIMLPTSMAQLGAVSLLSWVITAIGSMAIAYSFAQCGIYCPRSGGLSAYTEEAHSKSGFFLCSYLYFLSLAIANVAVAISAVGYMTAFIPWLGSDAIPLFVGTVSLIWLTIVANFGGPSITGKIGAISVWGVIIPVAGLSLIGWFWFKPEVFVAAWNPNQLPIAEAVGQTIPLTLWAFLGMESAAQASDAVENPKRNVPLACLFGTLGAAVVYVLSTTVIQGIIPNPELANSSAPFALVYAQMFNPTVGNIIMVLAVIACIGSLLGWQFTLAQTAKMTADEGMFPKIFGRLTAMQAPVLGMLVCGVLQTVMALSTISPNASAQFGKLVSLAAVTNLIPYVTALTGLLVIMYKVGVGPTIYIRNSLILMVALAYSFYALYSCGKDAVFGGTLVLAIGYLFYGSIAKFFVTTPPPRLADAGGIRL
- a CDS encoding metalloregulator ArsR/SmtB family transcription factor, yielding MEMEAAMRVASKNAEAPGSGRDRVLFLLKRDGPQATAQVAQQLGVTAMAVRQHLSVLYGEGLVEFSDEQRKIGRPARIWRLTPKANARFPDHHAGLAVEMLQVVQSTFGEEGLERLTDGWTRKQVAAYRAQMPRQDLPLDQRVAALVRIRCEEGFMAECRPAQDGTIELVENHCAIAKAAHFCPRLCGGELTLFREVLGDAVTVERVEHFLAGDRRCTYRILANPSAS
- a CDS encoding Rieske 2Fe-2S domain-containing protein, giving the protein MSEFVRVARVGDIKPGSGKTVYLGATPVALFNVACQYFAIHNSCPHEDGPLGEGTLCGCVVTCPVHAYEFDVTNGECLTESAYRVEQFEVRVEGDDILLRPSAEA
- the sufB gene encoding Fe-S cluster assembly protein SufB yields the protein MSTDNAKIRELSSRAYKYGFVSDLESDAAPRGLNEDIIRLISAKKNEPQWLLDWRLKAYRHWLTMREPSWQNVHYAPIDYQDIIYYSAPKPKTPGPKSLDEVDPELRTMFGKLGISLAEQERLTGVAVDAVVDSVSVATTFKQKLAEVGVIFCSFSEAVQNHPDLVRKYLGSVVPYSDNFFATLNSAVFSDGSFCYVPKGVRCPMELSTYFRINAADTGQFERTLIVAEDDAYVSYLEGCTAPMRDKNQLHAAVVELIALDDAQIKYATVQNWYPGDAEGRGGIYNFVTKRGKCAGRNSKISWTQVETGSAITWKYPGVILQGDDSVGEFYSVALTTNHQQADTGTKMIHIGRNTRSTILSKGISAGHGQNTYRGLVKIQKGAAGARNHTQCDSLLLGSQCGAHTFPYLEVKNPSARVEHEASTSKISEEQLFYCRQRGIREEDAVPMIVNGFCREVFKELPMEFAVEAQKLLGVSLEGCVG
- the sufC gene encoding Fe-S cluster assembly ATPase SufC, with amino-acid sequence MLEIRNLHANVEGREILRGITLRIGAGEVHAIMGPNGSGKSTLAQVLAGHEAYEVSGEVLYEGRDLLAMAAEERAVAGIFLAFQYPVEIPGVGNLYFLRTALNAVRRQRGLEELDALDFLTLAKERMALVEMDQSFMSRAVNEGFSGGEKKRNEIFQMMILEPKLAILDETDSGLDIDALRTVAAGVNALRREDRALLVITHYQRLLDYIVPDHVHVMANGQIVQSGDKTLAVELEKHGYAGFEQGPTTGARP
- the sufD gene encoding Fe-S cluster assembly protein SufD, encoding MNGEASTAFLARLEPRVDGRQPVWLGDLRRAAFHWVAEQGFPTAKDEAWKYTRVAPMLAIPFQPAGPGASRQLSAANVEQLCGDLGGPRMVFVNGYFAAELSALKGLPPGVQLGSLAALLPADSGALEDLFARAFRAQPQAFTALNAALAEDGALVRIPAGTRVEAPIHLVFLSAPGTTPLAAHPRALVQVGAGSRATVVESHLGSGVGVYLSNAVTELVLEAGATLEHYKLQDESTSAFHVALLGVRQAEDSRFVAHSSALGAALARQEVRVLLEGPGAQVVLDGLYLPRGEQHLDNQTCIEHLAPRCTSRELYKGVIDGRGHGVFDGRIIVRPGALKTDASQTIKTLLLSASAQANTQPRLEIFADEVKCAHGAAVGQLDEQAVFYLRSRGIPEAAARSLLTYAFASEMLELIRLEPLRARVERLVAAQLRGLEVAA